One window of Triticum dicoccoides isolate Atlit2015 ecotype Zavitan chromosome 5A, WEW_v2.0, whole genome shotgun sequence genomic DNA carries:
- the LOC119298983 gene encoding remorin 4.1-like isoform X1 has protein sequence MAASLAGAAEQATPPPAAEGTKMGVMSPTKLRMKLLGMGSHPHPHPHGAASKDEVASKSPSRLHADDHPKNSLLPPQELDEGSSEYPKERTDSSSRSRSSGSHGRPAAHSGSFEFHMEERAAVAGLGPFFRQVPSKWNDAEKWIAGRHVVHSNPIFSKKAAAVHGHSGVGGGCVRVAPESAPPPSDAKKAGGGSALTELPRSPSPSSSLSSVTGPASKQRRDTKLRTQVGAPAAQSSSVSMRDVGTEMTPIASQEQSRSGTPAGAATPSLSPLCSVPASPSASERELQIRTRREIAALGLQLGKMSIASWASKEDRIRASPEKSAGEEDEARREEFEARAAAWAESKKCKLASRYQRKEVKIQEWENCQKSKFEAKMRHAEVQADQMKARAKNSLTKRLSTLSHKVEGKQARVEARRNRRAVRLARQVERIRKTGRVRSRFRCCSWFLC, from the exons ATGGCAGCCTCGCTAGCAGGAGCGGCGGAGCAGGCGACCCCTCCCCCCGCTGCGGAGGGAACCAAG ATGGGGGTCATGTCTCCGACGAAGCTGAGGATGAAGCTGCTGGGAATGGgatcccatccccatccccatccccacggAGCCGCCAGCAAGGACGAGGTGGCCAGCAAGTCGCCGTCCAGGCTCCACGCCGACGACCACCCCAAGAACAGCCTCCTGCCGCCCCAGGAGCTCGACGAGGGCTCCTCGGAGTACCCCAAGGAACGCACGGACTCCTCTTCCCGGTCGCGCTCCAGCGGGAGCCACGGCAGGCCTGCTGCTCACTCCGGCAGCTTCGAGTTCCACATGGAGGAGAGGGCGGCCGTGGCCGGGCTCGGGCCCTTCTTCCGGCAGGTGCCGTCCAAGTGGAACGACGCGGAGAAGTGGATCGCCGGGAGGCACGTCGTCCACTCCAACCCCATCTTCTCCAAGAAGGCCGCCGCCGTGCACGGCCACAGCGGCGTCGGCGGAGGCTGCGTGCGCGTCGCGCCGGAGTCTGCGCCGCCGCCGTCGGACGCGAAGAAGGCGGGCGGCGGGAGCGCGCTGACAGAGCTGCCGCGGTCGCcttcgccgtcgtcgtcgctgtcgtcggtCACCGGGCCGGCGAGCAAGCAGCGTCGCGACACGAAGCTCCGCACCCAGGTGGGCGCTCCGGCGGCGCAGTCGTCGTCGGTGTCGATGAGGGACGTCGGCACGGAGATGACGCCGATCGCCAGCCAGGAGCAGTCGAGGAGCGGCACCCCGGCCGGCGCCGCCACGCCGTCCCTCAGCCCGCTCTGCTCGGTGCCGGCGTCGCCGTCCGCGTCGGAGCGGGAGCTGCAGATCAGGACGCGCCGGGAGATCGCCGCTCTCGGGCTGCAGCTGGGCAAGATGAGCATCGCGTCGTGGGCCAGCAAGGAGGATCGcatccgcgcctcgccggagaagaGCGCCGGCGAAGAAGACGAAGCCAGGAGGGAGGAGTTCGAAGCTCGAGCTGCGGCATGGGCGGAGTCCAAGAAGTGTAAACTTGCATCAAG ATATCAGAGGAAGGAGGTGAAGATTCAGGAGTGGGAGAACTGCCAGAAATCCAAATTCGAAGCCAAGATGAGGCATGCAGAG GTGCAGGCCGATCAAATGAAGGCGCGGGCGAAGAACAGCCTGACCAAGAGGCTGTCCACATTGAGCCACAAGGTGGAGGGGAAGCAGGCGAGGGTCGAGGCGAGGCGGAACCGGCGGGCGGTCCGGCTGGCGCGGCAGGTGGAGCGCATCCGGAAGACCGGCCGCGTGCGGTCCCGGTTCCGGTGCTGCAGCTGGTTCCTCTGCTGA
- the LOC119298985 gene encoding suppressor protein SRP40-like — MLFVPRQVALASLPSAPAAAAAAAMAKEEAKKEKKSKSKGAATKASPGPDARVLAAVAAFLESSGLPRTLAALLSEANLEGDAWRSSPVNLEDVVSKLLESSTSAPGADITASNEQEKTDDAVAEEKGVGKKKKNKKGGAEAHESESKASEPSAPEKPSEKADDETKEKKRKKKKDSSSVGDDGEANAVLKTDDQKTDGKKKKSKKQENDEDVEARLEKVELAVKAKFEAAGKLKDHDKKSGEDEPKTQNDEANENGLSDGAPLDKGKKKKKSKSTSETSDKIDAGTAPAEAEVKSNGSSENNNAVGEGKDVNEKKNKKKKKKSGSEENVQVEDKQVAGKDSAPKPDDENKTAMDIENGQDGKASADDAVVSKKRKLEEVEGSKPPAKEDITATEDDVKEPSTASKSNKRQKLSEPKIAFQRVKTEDIKFADERLQDNSYWAKGGADSGYGAKAQEILGQVRGRDFRHEKTKKKRGTYKGGFIDLQTHSIKFNNSDDE; from the exons ATGCTCTTCGTCCCGCGCCAGGTAGCACTCGCCTCCCTACCCTCcgcccccgccgctgccgccgccgccgccatggccaagGAGGAggccaagaaggagaagaagagcaagagcaAGGGGGCCGCCACCAAGGCCTCCCCCGGCCCCGACGCGCGGgtcctcgccgccgtcgccgccttccTCGAGTCCAGCGGCCTCCCCCGCACGCTCGCCGCCCTCCTGTCCGAGGCCAACCTCGAG GGAGATGCTTGGAGGTCGTCGCCGGTGAACCTGGAGGACGTGGTCTCCAAGTTGTTGGAATCAAG CACTTCTGCTCCAGGAGCTGACATTACCGCGAGCAATGAGCAAG AGAAAACAGATGATGCCGTAGCAGAAGAGAAAGGCGTgggcaagaaaaagaagaacaagaaaggcGGTGCCGAAGCTCACGAGTCCGAGAGTAAGGCAAGTGAGCCCTCTGCCCCTGAAAAGCCCAGCGAGAAGGCGGATGATGAGACCAAAGAAAAGaaacggaagaagaagaaggatagctCATCGGTGGGGGATGATGGCGAGGCAAATGCAGTACTGAAGACTGATGATCAGAAGACTGATGGCAAGAAAAAGAAAAGCAAGAAACAGGAGAATGATGAGGATGTTGAAGCTAGGCTGGAAAAGGTGGAATTAGCAGTAAAAGCCAAGTTTGAGGCGGCTGGGAAACTCAAGGATCATGACAAGAAATCTGGAGAGGATGAACCTAAGACTCAGAATGACGAGGCTAATGAGAACGGTTTGAGTGATGGTGCTCCTCTGGATAaggggaagaaaaagaagaagagtaaATCAACTTCAGAGACCTCAGATAAGATTGATGCAGGAACTGCACCTGCCGAGGCAGAGGTGAAATCTAATGGTTCCAGTGAAAATAATAATGCTGTGGGAGAAGGGAAAGATGTCAatgagaagaaaaataaaaagaagaaaaagaagtcaGGTTCTGAAGAAAATGTTCAGGTAGAAGATAAACAAGTTGCAGGAAAAGATTCAGCTCCCAAACCAGATGATGAAAACAAGACTGCCATGGACATTGAGAACGGACAAGATGGAAAGGCTTCAGCTGATGATGCAGTTGTTAGCAAGAAGAGGAAACTGGAAGAAGTTGAAGGAAGCAAACCCCCTGCCAAAGAAGATATCACTGCCACCGAAGATGATGTGAAGGAGCCCAGCACTGCATCGAAATCAAATAAACGGCAGAAACTTTCTGAG CCTAAAATTGCATTCCAACGGGTAAAGACTGAAGATATTAAATTTGCTGATGAAAGACTACAAGATAATTCATATTGGGCCAAG GGTGGCGCCGACTCTGGGTACGGTGCAAAGGCACAGGAAATTCTTGGACAAGTTAGAGGAAG GGATTTTAGGcacgagaagaccaagaagaagcgcGGAACCTACAAGGGTGGGTTCATTGATCTACAAACCCACTCGATTAAGTTTAACAATTCAGATGACGAGTAA
- the LOC119298983 gene encoding remorin 4.1-like isoform X2: MEYERIHKVQMGVMSPTKLRMKLLGMGSHPHPHPHGAASKDEVASKSPSRLHADDHPKNSLLPPQELDEGSSEYPKERTDSSSRSRSSGSHGRPAAHSGSFEFHMEERAAVAGLGPFFRQVPSKWNDAEKWIAGRHVVHSNPIFSKKAAAVHGHSGVGGGCVRVAPESAPPPSDAKKAGGGSALTELPRSPSPSSSLSSVTGPASKQRRDTKLRTQVGAPAAQSSSVSMRDVGTEMTPIASQEQSRSGTPAGAATPSLSPLCSVPASPSASERELQIRTRREIAALGLQLGKMSIASWASKEDRIRASPEKSAGEEDEARREEFEARAAAWAESKKCKLASRYQRKEVKIQEWENCQKSKFEAKMRHAEVQADQMKARAKNSLTKRLSTLSHKVEGKQARVEARRNRRAVRLARQVERIRKTGRVRSRFRCCSWFLC; the protein is encoded by the exons ATGGAGTACGAGAGGATACACAAGGTCCAG ATGGGGGTCATGTCTCCGACGAAGCTGAGGATGAAGCTGCTGGGAATGGgatcccatccccatccccatccccacggAGCCGCCAGCAAGGACGAGGTGGCCAGCAAGTCGCCGTCCAGGCTCCACGCCGACGACCACCCCAAGAACAGCCTCCTGCCGCCCCAGGAGCTCGACGAGGGCTCCTCGGAGTACCCCAAGGAACGCACGGACTCCTCTTCCCGGTCGCGCTCCAGCGGGAGCCACGGCAGGCCTGCTGCTCACTCCGGCAGCTTCGAGTTCCACATGGAGGAGAGGGCGGCCGTGGCCGGGCTCGGGCCCTTCTTCCGGCAGGTGCCGTCCAAGTGGAACGACGCGGAGAAGTGGATCGCCGGGAGGCACGTCGTCCACTCCAACCCCATCTTCTCCAAGAAGGCCGCCGCCGTGCACGGCCACAGCGGCGTCGGCGGAGGCTGCGTGCGCGTCGCGCCGGAGTCTGCGCCGCCGCCGTCGGACGCGAAGAAGGCGGGCGGCGGGAGCGCGCTGACAGAGCTGCCGCGGTCGCcttcgccgtcgtcgtcgctgtcgtcggtCACCGGGCCGGCGAGCAAGCAGCGTCGCGACACGAAGCTCCGCACCCAGGTGGGCGCTCCGGCGGCGCAGTCGTCGTCGGTGTCGATGAGGGACGTCGGCACGGAGATGACGCCGATCGCCAGCCAGGAGCAGTCGAGGAGCGGCACCCCGGCCGGCGCCGCCACGCCGTCCCTCAGCCCGCTCTGCTCGGTGCCGGCGTCGCCGTCCGCGTCGGAGCGGGAGCTGCAGATCAGGACGCGCCGGGAGATCGCCGCTCTCGGGCTGCAGCTGGGCAAGATGAGCATCGCGTCGTGGGCCAGCAAGGAGGATCGcatccgcgcctcgccggagaagaGCGCCGGCGAAGAAGACGAAGCCAGGAGGGAGGAGTTCGAAGCTCGAGCTGCGGCATGGGCGGAGTCCAAGAAGTGTAAACTTGCATCAAG ATATCAGAGGAAGGAGGTGAAGATTCAGGAGTGGGAGAACTGCCAGAAATCCAAATTCGAAGCCAAGATGAGGCATGCAGAG GTGCAGGCCGATCAAATGAAGGCGCGGGCGAAGAACAGCCTGACCAAGAGGCTGTCCACATTGAGCCACAAGGTGGAGGGGAAGCAGGCGAGGGTCGAGGCGAGGCGGAACCGGCGGGCGGTCCGGCTGGCGCGGCAGGTGGAGCGCATCCGGAAGACCGGCCGCGTGCGGTCCCGGTTCCGGTGCTGCAGCTGGTTCCTCTGCTGA